In Haemophilus parainfluenzae, the sequence CTCAGCAATCAGCGGGGTGAAAGTCGGTTTAATGGGCCCATTAGCCGGTGTGGGTGACCCAATTTTCTGGGGAACATTACGTCCTGTATTGGCCGCACTTGGTGCAGGTTTAGCCATTACCGGTAGCCTTTTAGGGCCATTACTTTTCTTCATCGGTATCAACCTTTGCCGCGGCTTAACCCGTTGGTATGGCTTTAAATATGGCTATGAAAAAGGTACCACCATCGTTAACGATATGGGCGGCGGCCGCTTACAAAAATTGACTCAGGGGGCGTCTATCCTCGGTCTCTTTGTCATGGGCTCACTGGTATCGAAATGGACGAGTATCAACATTCCATTAGAACTTTCCCGCTATAAAAACCAAATGGGCGAAGAAGTAGTGACCACCGTACAAAGCGTGTTAAACGATCTTCTCCCTGGCCTTGCGGCGTTAGGTTTAACTTTCTTATGTATGTATTTATTACGTAAAAAAATCAACGCCATGTACATCATCTTCGCCTTATTCGGCGTGGGTATTTTAGGCTATCATTTTGGTGTGTTAGCCTAATACATTATGATATTGCCTTCCCTCTTTCGCTTGAGGGAAGGCAAATTTTTTAGCATGACATATAAATCCTATGAACCTGAAAGATCTCATCAAGCCACCACCGGCTGAAGGCTATATCAAAAATTCATCCAATTTAGTGACCGCACTTTTTGTTCTGGCGGGCATTCTTTATTATCCCACTAACGGCTACGGTGCCGTCATCGCATTAATTGCGGCGCTGATTGTGTTAATCGGTCAAAAAATGCTGATTGCTCAAACCAATAAAGATTTCACCGAAATGCAGTTAGCCGAAAAGCAATTCCAAGAAACCCAAAACAGCGATTACCTCCGTTTTATTGAAGCGCGAGCCACCCAAATGTTGCGCGACAACAAAGTCCTTTCCGAAAAAGGCAAAAAAGAGTTGGAGAGATTACTGTCTGTCGTCAAAACACATTTAAAGGTATAATGCTGCCAAATTTATATTTGGAAAATATCCTTTAAAGATGAGACATACAAAGAAACTCATTACTCTTGCGGGAATTGCCGCATTTGTCAGCTATTGGTTTTATCTGCCAACTTATCCGGTATATCCGAAGAGTGATCATTATGATCCTGATACACAAACTTTCTATAATGCAGAACCTCAACGCGCACCAACAAATGTTGCAAGTGCGCTTTGGGAAATGACATTTCATGAAAAAGATTTTCACCCGAAAAAACCGTTGCCAACAGTCAAACCAAATTGGACTGAGTTTTTAGCACCAACTGAACAGAGTCGCTTTATGTGGTTTGGACATTCGACGCTACTTATGCGCATTGGCAATCAAACCATTATTACCGATCCGCTTTTTGGAAATAGTGCGTCTCCAGTGCCAATAATGATGCACCGTTTTCAACCACCCGTGGCAGAAATTGAAGAATTACCACCTGTAGATGTCGTGTTGCTTTCACATAGCCATTACGATCACCTTGAACAAGAAAGCATCGAAAAATTAATGAAAACGCAAAGTCATTTTGTGGTTTCTTTAGGAATGGGCGTGATATTACAAAAATGGGGAATAGATGCAGCTAGAATTACTGAATTAGACTGGTGGCAAAGCACTGAACGCAATGGTGTAAAATATACCGCATTACCCGCAAGACATGATTCTAGCCGTAATTTGTTTGATCAGAACAAAGCATTGTGGTCTGGCTTTTTAATAGAGCATCAGCGCGGTCAAAATGAAGAACGTTTTTACTTCCATGGTGATTCCGCCCAAGGCAAACATTTTGATGAAATTGCCAGCCGTGTTGGCAAAATTGATATTGCGTTTATCGAGAACGGACAATATGACGAAAGATGGCCCAATAACCATCTTTTCCCTGAGCAAACCGCACAACTTGCGGCAAAACTACAACCAACAAGATTTATGCCCATTCACTGGGGAGCTTATCCGCTGGCCTTACATACATGGAATGAGCCTGTACTTAAAAGCATACCAATGGCAAGAACACTGGGCGTAAATACACTTACGCCATTGTTAGGGCAAGTATTTGACGTAAATACAAAAACAGAAGATTGGTTTACCCAAGAATAATCATAACTTTTAGCTATATGAAATAAGCTTTTCTTCTTTTTCTTACTTAAGTTAGAAAGGTATTATCAAGCGGAAATTTATGATTTATCACTTAGGAGTAGTTTATGTCTCAATTTAAAATTCACACCATTGAATCAGCCCCTGAAGCGGCACAAGAAGCTTTAAAAGCCGTACAAAATGCCAATGGGTTTATTCCAAATTTAATTGGTGTTCTTGCGAATGCCCCTACTGCACTTGAAACTTATCGCACAGTGGGCGGCATTAATGGTCGTAATAGCCTAACGGCAACAGAACGCGAAGTGGTGCAAATTACCGCGGCTGTAGTCAATGGATGTGGTTTCTGTGTAGCTGGCCACACGAAGATCGCGTTAAAAGTGCTAAAACTTGAAGAAGAGCTTGTAAACCAAATTCGTGCGACAGCTCGTATTGAAAGTGATAAAAAACTGGATACTTTAGCACGTTTCACCCTTGCTGTTATTTTACAAAAAGCAAAATTAACGGAAGCGCAGCTTAAAGCATTCTTTGATGCAGGTTATACCCAAGAAAATGCTATTGATGTGATTTTAGGTGTCAGCCTCGCCACATTATGTAACTATGTGAACAACATTGCTGAAACCCCAATCAATCCTGAATTACAGGCATTTGCATAATCAAGCCAATATTAAAAGTGCGGTCAAAAATGACCGCACTTTTTTATTCCTTCACAAATTGTTTAATTTGATCTGAATTCAAATGTCCTGGTTGTGCTTTGATAAGGTTTAAATCCTTATCTAATAGCAAATTAAATGGATAGCCTAATACATTGGCTCGTTTAATGATTTCACCCTTTTCATCCAATAATACGGTGATATTTTTATAGTCCAAGCCTTTATACCAATTGATAAATTTTTGGCTATTTTGTTCGTTCTTTTGTCCTGGTGAGGCAATCGTAACCACATTAAAATCAAGATTCTTTTCAGCACTGAGATCGTCAATTTCCGCTAAACCTGCCAAGCAAATTGGACACCAAGATGCCCACATTTTGATATAAAGCGGTTTGCCTTGATATTGTGATAAAGAGACGGTTTGATTATCCAACGTTTTCAAGGGAACATCAGCCAAAGACACCTTTTCTTGTGCAAAACTCAATGGACTCAAAAACACTAAAAGTGCGGTCAATATTTTTCTCATTTTGCCCTCTTATTTCACAAAAGGAATCAAATCACCATAACCTTGTTTTTCCATTTCATCTAATGGAATAAACTTGATCGATGCGCTGTTGATGCAGTAACGCAAGCCACCTTTATCGCGTGGACCATCATCAAACACATGGCCTAAATGGGCATGACCACTGCGACTTAACACCTCAATGCGAGTCATATTAAAGCTATTGTCTCTTTGATACTCCGCCACTTCAGCGGCAATCGGTTTAGTAAAGCTTGGCCAGCCGCAACCCGATTCAAATTTATCTTTAGAAGAAAATAACGGTTCTCCCGTGGTGATATCCACATAAATACCCGGCGCGAAATTATCCCAATATTCGTTACTAAAAGAGCGTTCGGTATGTTTGCCTTGCGTCACATCATATTGAAGTGCGGTCAGTTTTTGCTTTAATTCTGCATCACTAGGTTTGGGATATTTTTTATCATCAATTAATGGCTCATCGGCTTTTTTGATGTCGATATGGCAATAGCCATTCGGATTTTTCTTGAGATAATCCTGATGATACTCTTCCGCCTCCACATAATTTTTCAGCGGTTCTACTTCAATTTGAATCGGTGCCTGATATTTACTTTGTAAGGTTTTCAATGCTGCCTCAATAACCGCTTTATCTTGTTCATTTTGATAATAAATGCCGGTTCGATATTGTCTGCCACGATCATTACCTTGCTTATTAATACTGGTTGGATCGATAACGCGGAAATAATATTGCAATAATTTATCTAGCGAAATTTTATTTGGATCGTAAGTGACTTTCACGGTTTCAGCATGATCTGTCGCATGCAATAATTGATAGTTCGTGGTATCACCTTTTCCATTAGCATAGCCCGAAACCGCATCAGTCACGCCTTGAATGCGTTCCATATAAGCTTCTAATCCCCAAAAGCAGCCACCAGCAAGATAAATAATACGTT encodes:
- a CDS encoding redoxin family protein produces the protein MRKILTALLVFLSPLSFAQEKVSLADVPLKTLDNQTVSLSQYQGKPLYIKMWASWCPICLAGLAEIDDLSAEKNLDFNVVTIASPGQKNEQNSQKFINWYKGLDYKNITVLLDEKGEIIKRANVLGYPFNLLLDKDLNLIKAQPGHLNSDQIKQFVKE
- the msrAB gene encoding bifunctional peptide-methionine (S)-S-oxide reductase MsrA/peptide-methionine (R)-S-oxide reductase MsrB, translating into MKYTKTFLILTALFGGLQSSLTYADNPTSSKEQKMTMESKQEQRIIYLAGGCFWGLEAYMERIQGVTDAVSGYANGKGDTTNYQLLHATDHAETVKVTYDPNKISLDKLLQYYFRVIDPTSINKQGNDRGRQYRTGIYYQNEQDKAVIEAALKTLQSKYQAPIQIEVEPLKNYVEAEEYHQDYLKKNPNGYCHIDIKKADEPLIDDKKYPKPSDAELKQKLTALQYDVTQGKHTERSFSNEYWDNFAPGIYVDITTGEPLFSSKDKFESGCGWPSFTKPIAAEVAEYQRDNSFNMTRIEVLSRSGHAHLGHVFDDGPRDKGGLRYCINSASIKFIPLDEMEKQGYGDLIPFVK
- the manZ gene encoding PTS mannose transporter subunit IID — its product is MTEQTKKSLTKGDIRSTYWRSTFLLGSFNFERMQAMGFCVSMIPAIKRLYSKKEDQAAALKRHLEFFNTQPWVASSIIGVTAAMEQERANGNDIDDSAISGVKVGLMGPLAGVGDPIFWGTLRPVLAALGAGLAITGSLLGPLLFFIGINLCRGLTRWYGFKYGYEKGTTIVNDMGGGRLQKLTQGASILGLFVMGSLVSKWTSINIPLELSRYKNQMGEEVVTTVQSVLNDLLPGLAALGLTFLCMYLLRKKINAMYIIFALFGVGILGYHFGVLA
- a CDS encoding MBL fold metallo-hydrolase encodes the protein MRHTKKLITLAGIAAFVSYWFYLPTYPVYPKSDHYDPDTQTFYNAEPQRAPTNVASALWEMTFHEKDFHPKKPLPTVKPNWTEFLAPTEQSRFMWFGHSTLLMRIGNQTIITDPLFGNSASPVPIMMHRFQPPVAEIEELPPVDVVLLSHSHYDHLEQESIEKLMKTQSHFVVSLGMGVILQKWGIDAARITELDWWQSTERNGVKYTALPARHDSSRNLFDQNKALWSGFLIEHQRGQNEERFYFHGDSAQGKHFDEIASRVGKIDIAFIENGQYDERWPNNHLFPEQTAQLAAKLQPTRFMPIHWGAYPLALHTWNEPVLKSIPMARTLGVNTLTPLLGQVFDVNTKTEDWFTQE
- a CDS encoding carboxymuconolactone decarboxylase family protein, translating into MSQFKIHTIESAPEAAQEALKAVQNANGFIPNLIGVLANAPTALETYRTVGGINGRNSLTATEREVVQITAAVVNGCGFCVAGHTKIALKVLKLEEELVNQIRATARIESDKKLDTLARFTLAVILQKAKLTEAQLKAFFDAGYTQENAIDVILGVSLATLCNYVNNIAETPINPELQAFA